From the Thermococcus sp. 18S1 genome, one window contains:
- a CDS encoding indolepyruvate oxidoreductase subunit beta, whose product MKEYNIVITGVGGQGILTAANLLGWAALRAGYKVRMGEVHGMSQRFGSVIAYVRFGEEVYGAMVPEGKADVILSFEPVEALRYINYLKKGGLVFTNARPIPPVQVSMGLATYPSLDEIKKVVEEDFQAKFMAFDAEDLAVKAGHVITTNVVLIGALTQTPGFPLSAEHVKEVIRVSVPPKAVDVNMKAFDLGVQAAKEMLGL is encoded by the coding sequence ATGAAGGAGTACAACATCGTTATCACCGGAGTTGGCGGCCAGGGAATCCTCACCGCCGCCAACCTTCTCGGCTGGGCCGCCCTCCGCGCCGGCTACAAGGTCAGGATGGGAGAGGTCCACGGAATGAGCCAGCGCTTTGGTTCAGTTATAGCTTACGTCCGCTTTGGAGAGGAGGTTTACGGCGCGATGGTCCCCGAGGGGAAGGCCGACGTTATACTCTCCTTCGAGCCGGTCGAGGCGCTCCGCTACATCAACTACCTCAAGAAGGGAGGCCTTGTCTTCACGAACGCCAGGCCGATACCGCCGGTTCAGGTTTCGATGGGTCTGGCCACCTATCCGAGCCTCGACGAGATAAAGAAGGTCGTCGAGGAGGACTTCCAGGCCAAGTTCATGGCATTCGACGCCGAGGACCTCGCGGTCAAGGCCGGCCACGTGATAACGACCAACGTCGTCCTCATAGGCGCGCTGACCCAGACGCCCGGCTTCCCGCTCTCGGCGGAGCACGTCAAGGAGGTCATCCGCGTCAGCGTCCCGCCAAAGGCCGTCGATGTGAACATGAAGGCCTTCGACCTCGGTGTCCAGGCCGCAAAAGAGATGCTGGGGCTCTGA